In Drosophila yakuba strain Tai18E2 chromosome 2R, Prin_Dyak_Tai18E2_2.1, whole genome shotgun sequence, a single genomic region encodes these proteins:
- the LOC6531759 gene encoding phenoloxidase 3 translates to MADKKNLLLLFEHPTEPVFMDKGGNGTLFDVPASYVTERYSKMCRNVQRRVSGGFEKCVLVKEIEIPDLSCPMRLGRSEQFSHFLKSHRQMASSLIDVFIKMPTVDELQSVAVYARDRVNPVLFNYALSVAMLHRPDTKDLGLPTFAEIFPDHFIDSQMIRNMREESFVVEQTAARLPVVNSVKYTASDFDVEHRLWYFREDLGVNLHHWHWHLVYPIDAPDRSIVDKDRRGELFYYMHQQIVARYNAERLSNHMARVQPFNNLDEPIAEGYFPKMDSMVASRAYPPRFDNTRLSDVDRPNNQLRVGIDDMKRWRERIYEAIHQGYVFDDNNEKIALDDVKGIDILGNIIEASALTPNSTLYGDLHNKGHMLIAYSHDPINKHLEYAGVMGDSSTAMRDPIFYKWHAFIDNIFQEHKRQLTPYEKKDLSFPDVRVQSIEVESQGKINRLTTFWQESDVDMSRGLDFVPRGHVLARFTHLQHHPFSYTIKVENSSEATQYGYVRIFIAPKMDDRNNPMPLEEQRLMMVEMDKFVVTMPPGSQTITRNSTESSVTIPFERTFRNLDQLEELENFMCGCGWPQHMLIPKGRAEGLSFELFVMVSNYEDDKVEQKAADCACSIAASYCGLRDRLYPDRKSMGYPFDRSIRRGSEMLDRFLTPNMRAVEVIITHESRTEKLPELPARS, encoded by the exons ATGGCCGACAAGAAGAATCTCCTCCTGCTGTTCGAGCATCCCACGGAGCCCGTCTTCATGGACAAGGGCGGCAACGGCACCTTGTTCGATGTGCCCGCCTCCTACGTGACCGAGCGCTACAGCAAGATGTGCAGAAACGTCCAGCGGCGCGTTAGCGGTGGGTTCGAGAAGTGCGTCCTGGTCAAGGAGATCGAGATCCCAGATCTCAGCTGCCCCATGAGACTGGGCCGTTCGGAGCAGTTCTCGCACTTCCTGAAGTCCCACCGCCAGATGGCCAGCTCTTTGATCGATGTCTTCATCAAAATGCCCACCGTAGATGAACTGCAGAGCGTGGCGGTGTACGCCAGAGATCGTGTCAATCCGGTGCTCTTCAACTACGCCTTGTCGGTGGCCATGCTCCATCGTCCGGACACCAAGGACCTGGGTCTGCCCACCTTCGCGGAGATCTTCCCAGATCACTTCATCGACTCGCAGATGATTCGCAATATGCGCGAGGAGTCCTTTGTGGTGGAGCAGACCGCTGCCCGCCTGCCCGTCGTTAATTCGGTCAAGTATACCGCCTCTGACTTCGACGTGGAGCACCGGCTGTGGTACTTCCGCGAGGACTTGGGCGTCAACCTGCACCACTGGCACTGGCATCTGGTCTATCCCATAGATGCCCCCGACCGCAGCATCGTGGACAAGGACCGCCGTGGCGAGCTGTTCTACTACATGCACCAGCAGATCGTTGCCCGCTACAATGCCGAGCGGCTGAGCAACCACATGGCCCGGGTGCAGCCGTTCAACAACCTAGACGAGCCCATTGCCGAGGGCTACTTCCCCAAGATGGACTCCATGGTGGCCAGCAGGGCGTATCCTCCGCGCTTCGACAACACCCGGCTGAGCGACGTAGATCGCCCCAACAACCAGTTGAGAGTGGGAATCGACGACATGAAGCGATGGCGCGAGCGCATCTACGAGGCCATCCACCAGGGCTACGTTTTTGAT GATAACAATGAAAAGATTGCCCTGGATGACGTGAAGGGGATCGACATCCTGGGCAACATCATAGAGGCCTCCGCATTGACGCCCAACAGTACTCTG TACGGCGACTTGCACAACAAGGGGCACATGCTGATTGCGTACTCCCACGACCCAATCAACAAGCACCTGGAGTATGCGGGCGTGATGGGCGACTCCTCCACCGCGATGCGCGATCCGATCTTCTACAAGTGGCACGCCTTCATAGACAACATTTTCCAGGAGCACAAGCGTCAGCTTACCCCCTATGAGAAGAAGGACCTAAGCTTTCCGGACGTGCGCGTCCAGAGTATTGAAGTGGAGAGCCAGGGTAAGATCAACAGGCTGACCACATTCTGGCAGGAGTCCGATGTGGACATGTCCCGCGGCCTTGATTTCGTGCCGCGCGGCCACGTCCTCGCTCGGTTCACCCATCTGCAGCACCACCCATTCAGCTACACCATCAAGGTGGAGAACTCCAGCGAGGCCACGCAGTATGGATACGTGCGCATCTTCATTGCGCCCAAGATGGATGATCGTAACAATCCCATgccgctggaggagcagcGTCTGATGATGGTGGAGATGGACAAGTTCGTTGTTACCATGCCACCCGGAAGCCAAACTATTACCCGGAACTCCACGGAGTCGAGTGTCACCATTCCGTTTGAGCGCACCTTCCGGAACCTGGaccagctggaggagctggagaatTTCATGTGCGGCTGCGGCTGGCCCCAGCACATGTTGATTCCGAAAGGTCGGGCCGAGGGTCTGAGTTTCGAGCTCTTCGTCATGGTTTCCAACTACGAAGACGATAAG GTGGAACAGAAGGCAGCGGATTGTGCCTGCAGCATTGCCGCTTCCTACTGCGGACTGCGCGATCGCCTCTATCCGGACCGCAAGTCCATGGGCTATCCCTTCGATCGCAGCATCCGCCGGGGTTCTGAGATGTTGGATAGGTTCCTTACGCCCAACATGCGCGCCGTCGAGGTCATCATTACCCATGAGTCCCGTACCGAAAAGCTTCCCGAGTTGCCGGCCCGCTCCTGA